The following proteins are encoded in a genomic region of Fundidesulfovibrio putealis DSM 16056:
- a CDS encoding M48 family metallopeptidase yields the protein MKNIFSALFLTLTLAAALLAAGCDSAPYTERKQLIVIPQSQERAMGAQAAREILGTERLSRNQAQIEAVKRVGARVAAASGEKGMQWEFHVIDNDSVPNAFCLPGGKIFVYSGLFKYVQDDAQLATVMAHEVAHAMARHGAERATMEMGAQLGGAILNFVLSEEDPRLGQIASKVWGYGASLGVMLPYSRKHEHEADAIGLHLMAKAGYDMDAAVRFWENMRKNPQSSRTLAFLSTHPADEKRIERIKKTIADIRAGQTPA from the coding sequence ATGAAAAACATCTTCTCCGCGCTTTTCCTCACACTGACGCTGGCGGCCGCGCTGCTGGCCGCCGGGTGCGACTCCGCACCCTACACCGAGCGCAAGCAGCTCATCGTCATCCCCCAGAGCCAGGAACGGGCCATGGGCGCGCAGGCGGCGCGCGAGATCCTGGGCACGGAGCGGCTCTCGCGCAACCAGGCCCAGATCGAGGCCGTGAAGCGGGTCGGCGCGCGCGTGGCCGCCGCCAGCGGCGAGAAGGGCATGCAGTGGGAGTTCCACGTCATCGACAACGACTCCGTGCCCAACGCCTTCTGCCTGCCGGGCGGCAAGATCTTCGTGTATTCCGGGCTCTTCAAGTACGTGCAGGACGACGCTCAGCTCGCCACGGTGATGGCCCACGAGGTGGCTCACGCCATGGCCAGGCACGGCGCGGAGCGGGCCACCATGGAGATGGGGGCGCAGCTCGGGGGGGCCATCTTGAACTTCGTGCTGAGCGAGGAGGACCCGCGTCTTGGGCAGATCGCCTCCAAGGTGTGGGGGTACGGGGCGAGCCTTGGGGTCATGCTGCCCTACAGCCGCAAGCACGAGCACGAGGCCGACGCCATCGGCCTGCACCTGATGGCCAAGGCCGGGTACGACATGGACGCCGCCGTACGCTTCTGGGAGAACATGCGCAAGAACCCGCAGTCGTCGCGCACCCTGGCGTTTCTCTCCACGCATCCCGCCGACGAGAAGCGCATCGAGCGCATAAAGAAGACCATCGCGGACATCCGTGCCGGGCAGACCCCGGCCTGA
- a CDS encoding superoxide dismutase, with product MQDKTAKGMTRREFGGLAAATVTVAAAGALGFLSPQPVHAQGSPMFAIPALPYPEDALEPVISAKTLSFHYGKHTKAYYDNMNKALEGKHAEGMTLEKVFLDAAKDPAAAGLFNNAAQSWNHTFYFAGLKKGGGGKPTGKLAEALNAAFGSYDGFVKAFSEAGMTQFGSGWAWLVADAGALKVVKTPNAMNPMVNGQKPLLTVDVWEHAYYLDYQNRRADYLKDVLEKLVNWEFVAKNLG from the coding sequence ATGCAAGATAAGACCGCGAAAGGCATGACCCGCAGGGAGTTTGGCGGGTTGGCGGCGGCGACCGTCACAGTGGCGGCGGCTGGCGCGCTTGGTTTCCTCTCACCCCAACCCGTCCACGCACAAGGATCACCCATGTTTGCCATACCTGCCCTGCCGTATCCCGAAGACGCCCTGGAACCTGTCATATCCGCGAAGACTTTGTCCTTCCACTACGGAAAGCACACCAAGGCCTATTACGACAACATGAACAAAGCCCTGGAGGGCAAGCACGCCGAGGGGATGACCCTGGAGAAGGTGTTCCTGGACGCGGCCAAGGACCCTGCTGCGGCGGGGCTTTTCAACAACGCGGCCCAGTCCTGGAACCACACGTTCTACTTTGCGGGCTTGAAGAAGGGCGGGGGCGGCAAGCCCACGGGCAAGCTGGCCGAGGCCCTGAACGCAGCATTCGGCAGCTATGACGGGTTCGTGAAGGCCTTCAGCGAGGCTGGCATGACCCAGTTCGGCAGCGGCTGGGCCTGGCTGGTGGCGGATGCGGGTGCGCTCAAGGTGGTGAAGACCCCCAACGCCATGAACCCCATGGTGAACGGCCAGAAGCCGCTTCTGACCGTGGACGTCTGGGAGCACGCCTATTACCTGGACTACCAGAACCGCCGGGCCGACTACCTGAAGGACGTGCTGGAGAAGCTGGTGAACTGGGAGTTTGTGGCCAAGAACCTGGGGTAG
- a CDS encoding ABC transporter substrate-binding protein produces MGLRAVALLVLLLSLPSSAFPAEVARIGVNIPLTGSAADIGQYLLWGVEIAVAETNASGGVAGRPVQAVVLDDETNPQKAADNVRLLIGRENVAAVLGPANSGNALAMIPIMQEAQKPLMLLTASATKLTTIYRDAPKNYIFRATLPDREQIKKLLDWAAPRFPRLAIACDTTPYGQLARQDLTELMAERGLKPAAVVEFDLGELDMTGKIRELQKTPLDAVAVLSLGREVANFVRGADAVGFKARLIGQYPFFLHPIKALPDRLSNGLTGVLGSSAQDSPKSREIDAIVRAKYRHQGYYPFKFVEAAYEGTRLVLQAMSEAGSDQGPAIRDALENIERFQGVSQEFVRPFSRERHELYKAENLSMGVWQSGDVVRLEQ; encoded by the coding sequence ATGGGTCTGCGCGCAGTCGCACTGCTGGTCTTGCTTCTGAGCCTGCCTTCGTCGGCCTTCCCGGCCGAAGTGGCAAGGATAGGAGTGAACATCCCCCTGACCGGGTCGGCCGCCGACATCGGGCAGTACCTGTTGTGGGGGGTGGAGATCGCCGTGGCCGAGACCAACGCCTCCGGCGGCGTGGCAGGCAGACCCGTCCAGGCAGTGGTGCTGGACGACGAGACCAACCCGCAGAAGGCCGCCGATAACGTCCGACTGCTCATCGGCAGGGAAAACGTGGCCGCCGTGCTGGGTCCGGCCAACAGTGGCAACGCCCTGGCCATGATCCCCATCATGCAGGAGGCCCAGAAGCCCCTCATGCTGCTCACCGCCTCGGCCACCAAGCTGACCACAATCTACCGGGACGCCCCGAAGAACTACATCTTCCGGGCCACCCTGCCCGACCGCGAGCAGATAAAGAAGCTGCTGGACTGGGCCGCGCCGCGCTTTCCCCGCCTGGCCATCGCCTGCGACACCACCCCCTACGGGCAGCTGGCCCGGCAGGACCTGACCGAGCTCATGGCCGAGCGCGGGCTGAAGCCCGCCGCCGTGGTGGAGTTCGACCTGGGCGAACTGGACATGACCGGGAAGATCCGCGAACTGCAAAAGACCCCCCTGGACGCCGTGGCCGTGCTGAGCCTGGGCAGGGAAGTCGCCAACTTCGTGCGCGGCGCGGACGCTGTGGGCTTCAAGGCGCGCCTCATCGGGCAGTATCCGTTCTTCCTACATCCCATCAAGGCGCTGCCCGACCGCCTCTCCAACGGGCTCACCGGCGTGCTTGGCTCCTCGGCCCAGGACAGCCCCAAATCACGCGAGATCGACGCCATCGTGCGCGCAAAGTACCGCCACCAGGGCTACTACCCCTTCAAGTTCGTTGAAGCGGCCTACGAAGGGACCAGACTGGTCCTCCAGGCCATGAGCGAGGCCGGCTCCGACCAGGGACCGGCAATCCGCGACGCCCTGGAGAACATCGAACGCTTCCAGGGCGTAAGCCAGGAGTTCGTGCGCCCCTTCAGCCGCGAACGCCACGAGCTCTACAAGGCCGAGAACCTGTCCATGGGCGTCTGGCAGAGCGGCGACGTCGTCCGGCTGGAACAATGA
- a CDS encoding putative quinol monooxygenase, with the protein MANLTVVATIVAKPGCEKDVEALLTGLVEPSRKDKGCLLYDLHRAVDLPGTFLFYETWESKELLDAHLETPHLLNMRDKLGPLAQSTEIKLLEKIS; encoded by the coding sequence ATGGCGAATCTGACCGTGGTGGCCACCATCGTGGCCAAGCCCGGATGCGAGAAGGATGTGGAAGCGCTGCTGACCGGGCTCGTGGAGCCCTCGCGCAAGGACAAGGGCTGTCTGCTGTATGACCTGCACCGGGCCGTCGATCTGCCGGGGACCTTCCTGTTCTACGAGACCTGGGAGAGCAAGGAGCTTCTGGACGCGCACCTGGAGACGCCGCACCTGTTGAATATGCGCGACAAACTGGGGCCGTTGGCGCAGTCCACGGAGATCAAGCTGCTGGAGAAGATCAGCTAG
- a CDS encoding aminotransferase-like domain-containing protein encodes MRFSSRMSGVRRSYIREILKVTQNPEVISFAGGLPSPDHFPAQAFAKAASEVLTDCGPQALQYSITEGHPPLREFISRRYKETWGLDIPMEQILITTGSQQGLDLMAKVMLDVGDEVLIERPGYLGAIQAFSLMGAQFLTADLVPGGVNLDQLAQRLRERPKIFYAVPSFQNPSGATYDADTRREVARLIEESDTILLEDNPYGELRFKGEDVPPIRAFMGSDKAALMGSFSKIASPGMRIGWIAAGPDLFHALVTAKQASDLHTSIFAQRVLHRFLETNDLDAHIAVIRKAYGERRDLMVEVIKREFPAEVRCTEPEGGMFLWGELPKGVSAEEVFAKAIERKVAFVPGLPFYVDGTDNAFRLNFSNSTPERIEEGITRLGACLKEVLARHASTASGCQCDAGAPLEI; translated from the coding sequence GTGCGTTTCAGCTCCAGAATGTCCGGCGTTCGCCGCTCCTATATCCGTGAAATCCTGAAAGTCACACAGAACCCCGAGGTCATCTCCTTCGCGGGCGGGCTCCCAAGCCCCGACCACTTTCCTGCACAAGCCTTCGCCAAGGCGGCTTCCGAGGTGCTCACCGATTGCGGCCCCCAGGCGCTCCAATACTCCATCACCGAGGGACACCCGCCCCTTCGCGAGTTCATCTCCCGGCGCTACAAGGAGACCTGGGGCCTGGACATCCCCATGGAGCAGATCCTCATCACCACCGGCTCGCAGCAGGGCCTGGACCTCATGGCCAAGGTGATGCTGGACGTGGGCGACGAGGTGCTGATCGAGCGCCCCGGCTACCTGGGCGCCATCCAGGCCTTTTCGCTGATGGGCGCGCAGTTCCTCACAGCGGACCTGGTGCCCGGCGGCGTGAACCTGGACCAGCTGGCCCAGCGTCTGCGCGAGCGCCCCAAGATCTTCTACGCCGTGCCCAGCTTCCAGAACCCCTCCGGGGCCACCTACGACGCGGACACCCGGCGCGAAGTGGCCCGCCTGATCGAGGAGAGCGACACCATCCTGCTGGAGGACAACCCCTACGGCGAGCTGCGCTTCAAGGGTGAGGACGTGCCGCCCATCCGGGCCTTCATGGGGTCGGACAAGGCCGCGCTCATGGGAAGCTTCTCCAAGATCGCCAGCCCCGGCATGCGCATCGGCTGGATAGCCGCCGGCCCGGACCTGTTCCACGCCCTGGTGACCGCCAAGCAGGCCTCGGACCTGCACACCTCCATCTTCGCCCAGCGCGTGCTGCACCGGTTCCTGGAGACCAACGACCTTGACGCCCACATCGCGGTGATCCGCAAGGCCTACGGCGAGCGGCGCGACCTGATGGTGGAGGTCATCAAGCGCGAGTTCCCGGCGGAGGTGCGCTGCACCGAGCCCGAGGGCGGCATGTTCCTGTGGGGCGAGCTGCCCAAGGGCGTGAGCGCGGAGGAGGTCTTCGCCAAGGCCATCGAGCGCAAGGTGGCCTTTGTTCCCGGTCTGCCCTTCTACGTGGACGGCACGGACAACGCCTTCCGCCTGAACTTCTCCAACTCCACGCCCGAGCGCATCGAGGAAGGCATCACCCGCCTGGGCGCGTGCCTGAAGGAAGTGCTGGCCCGCCACGCCTCAACTGCGAGCGGCTGCCAGTGCGACGCTGGCGCTCCGCTGGAAATCTAG
- a CDS encoding flavin reductase family protein yields the protein MKKDLGPATAMYPSLTTIVGAVVNGRPNFLAVAHVGIMNHGQPQYISVGINKSHYSGPGIHEHREFSVNIPSEALMAETDYVGIVSGKKTDKSTLFELFTGELQHAPLIAQCPVCMECRLHQVVDFPSHEVFIGEIVKTWADESILTEKGHIDPAKVRPLLFDMGTLSYYGLGPVLGGCWNVGKKLKKG from the coding sequence ATGAAAAAGGATCTCGGACCCGCCACCGCCATGTATCCTTCCCTGACCACCATCGTGGGCGCAGTGGTGAACGGGCGGCCAAATTTCCTGGCCGTGGCCCACGTGGGCATCATGAACCACGGGCAGCCGCAGTACATCTCGGTTGGCATCAACAAATCCCACTACAGCGGGCCGGGAATCCACGAGCACCGGGAGTTCAGCGTGAACATCCCCTCCGAGGCCCTGATGGCGGAAACCGACTACGTGGGCATCGTCTCCGGCAAGAAGACGGACAAATCCACGCTGTTCGAGCTGTTCACCGGAGAGCTCCAGCACGCGCCGCTCATCGCGCAGTGCCCGGTGTGCATGGAGTGCCGCCTGCACCAGGTGGTGGATTTTCCCTCGCATGAGGTGTTCATCGGCGAGATCGTGAAGACCTGGGCGGACGAGAGCATTCTGACGGAAAAAGGCCACATCGACCCGGCCAAGGTTCGGCCTTTGCTCTTCGACATGGGGACGCTGTCCTATTACGGCCTGGGGCCGGTGCTGGGCGGCTGCTGGAACGTGGGGAAGAAGCTCAAGAAGGGCTAG
- a CDS encoding winged helix-turn-helix transcriptional regulator — translation MITPCKTKELNGKTYRCFFELTLQIMGGKWKPIILYHLATEGVMRFSDLRRSIGGVTERMLARQLRELEADAVIHREVYREVPPRVEYSLTKLGDGLVPILKELRDWGAAYEQSMGGAELYVGEGYEPSLEQECGKARSA, via the coding sequence GTGATCACCCCCTGCAAGACCAAGGAATTGAACGGAAAGACCTACCGCTGCTTCTTCGAGCTGACCCTCCAGATCATGGGGGGCAAGTGGAAGCCGATCATCCTGTATCATCTGGCAACCGAGGGCGTCATGCGTTTCAGCGACCTGCGCCGCAGCATCGGCGGGGTGACCGAGCGTATGCTGGCCCGGCAACTGCGCGAGCTGGAGGCCGACGCGGTGATCCATCGCGAGGTGTACCGGGAAGTGCCGCCGCGAGTGGAGTATTCGCTGACAAAGCTTGGTGACGGGCTCGTGCCGATATTGAAGGAACTTCGCGACTGGGGCGCGGCCTACGAGCAGAGCATGGGCGGCGCGGAGCTGTACGTTGGCGAAGGATACGAGCCATCGCTGGAACAGGAGTGCGGCAAGGCCAGGAGCGCGTGA
- a CDS encoding MarR family winged helix-turn-helix transcriptional regulator — protein MYKHQSPAMADSKTLLENCLYFTANALARTITRLAEEAFAPVGLSPSQAFLLMLALESPGITPTELASRLHLAPSTVSRLADGLVRRTLLERRSQGKAAHFHPTAQGKDMSASIAAAWKSLHRRYSDVLGEDTGTDLTRVIHQSCQILDQS, from the coding sequence ATGTACAAACATCAAAGTCCCGCCATGGCCGACTCCAAAACGCTCCTCGAAAACTGCCTGTACTTCACGGCAAACGCGCTGGCGCGCACCATCACGCGCCTGGCCGAGGAGGCTTTTGCGCCTGTTGGCCTGTCGCCTTCCCAGGCGTTTCTTCTCATGCTGGCCCTGGAGTCGCCGGGTATAACCCCCACAGAACTCGCCTCCCGCCTTCACCTTGCCCCCTCCACGGTAAGCCGACTGGCGGACGGACTGGTGCGCCGGACTCTTCTGGAACGCCGCTCCCAGGGCAAGGCGGCCCATTTCCACCCGACAGCCCAAGGCAAGGACATGAGCGCCTCCATCGCCGCCGCCTGGAAATCCCTGCACCGGCGCTACTCTGACGTGCTGGGCGAGGACACTGGCACGGACCTGACCCGGGTGATCCATCAGTCCTGCCAGATTCTGGACCAATCCTGA
- a CDS encoding ATP-binding protein — protein sequence MYVGLSIKRTVILVLFATSLVTLLAGWAAVRYLGLEGFERLDQEQAFHDLGRAASGLDNELAHLDSTLRFKSVSDITYRFAADRDKLLGSDTFSWEALRGAGLNLMALYDPAGKLLAAGAFDLETRESIPLGTLLKDLPDEIKRPGAGAGPGAKAQGKGVLNTPLGPMLISYQPVLNSLGWGPSRGTLLAGRFLDDKLVGQIAQQLRLQFSLIPLAKAPGLLADKAREAMRAGKDAFVGSESQESLTVHCAYPDFLGIPVLLLTVVHPHTDAMAFNHSMHLALGLVGLAGALSFGASILLLQLFVLNPLSRVTRHIADIKDSRSLGKALVLDRDDEIGLLAKTLNATGADLARLYEQLDRQHGLQKLLIDNIPHPISVKDANGRYAVANPALGRLLGRPVSELIGSTDSALGSPAVWAEFARAEEHEVLRLGKPRFCEAEAFDSPFAGLRLFATSRLPLPGLGDEPASVLTVSLDVTERRYAEESLRQSERKFRTLFESMTEGVSLHEIVTSPSGEISDYRLLDVNPAFESILGIARDKAVGELASRLYGTGQAPFLDIYSRVASIGMPTTFEVFFEPLNKHFHISAFSPWPGHFATVFTDTTERIRTQEALEHARTSMQHILDSMPSPVIGVDAQAVVAYLNSAAARLLGAPDAPESPESGEAAAVGLPLAQAFAPLVAYQDAISSALAQGSPVQLHRVRLTVSGDQRLIDLQVFPMLAEGLTRGAVIRLDDVTERVRMEELVLQTEKMMSVGGLAAGMAHEINNPLGGILQSVQIVKRRLFSDLPGNSRSAQEAGCSLEAIASYLESREVPKFLDAIQDAGKRAAHIVSNMLEFSRRSESKMAPADLAELMEKALELAESDYDLKRKYDFRRIEIIRDFPDAPLVARCTKTEIEQVVLNLIKNAAQALASNPPAGQRPRIALRLSEEGASARIAVEDNGPGMDEAIRKRVFEPFFTTKAPGLGTGLGLSVSYFIITQNHGGDMAVESSPGRGARFIIRLPLDISESVSD from the coding sequence ATGTACGTCGGCCTGTCCATTAAGCGCACCGTCATCCTGGTGCTGTTCGCCACGTCGCTGGTGACGCTGCTGGCCGGGTGGGCGGCCGTGCGCTACCTGGGCCTGGAAGGATTCGAGCGCCTGGACCAGGAACAGGCCTTCCACGACCTGGGACGCGCCGCCAGCGGACTGGACAACGAGCTGGCCCACCTGGACTCCACCCTGCGCTTCAAGAGCGTCTCGGACATCACCTACCGCTTCGCCGCCGACCGCGACAAGCTGCTCGGCTCCGACACCTTCTCCTGGGAGGCCCTGCGGGGCGCGGGGCTTAACCTGATGGCCCTCTACGACCCGGCGGGCAAGCTCCTGGCCGCAGGCGCGTTCGACCTGGAAACCCGCGAATCGATCCCCCTGGGCACCCTGCTGAAGGACCTGCCCGACGAGATAAAGCGGCCAGGAGCCGGCGCGGGCCCCGGCGCCAAGGCCCAGGGCAAGGGAGTCCTGAACACTCCGCTTGGCCCCATGCTCATAAGCTACCAGCCCGTGCTCAATTCCCTGGGCTGGGGCCCCTCGCGCGGGACGCTCCTGGCAGGACGCTTCCTGGACGACAAGCTGGTGGGGCAGATCGCCCAGCAGCTGCGCCTGCAATTCTCGCTGATCCCGCTGGCCAAGGCCCCGGGCCTGCTGGCCGACAAGGCCAGGGAGGCCATGCGCGCCGGCAAGGACGCGTTCGTGGGGTCCGAGTCCCAGGAATCGCTCACCGTGCACTGCGCCTACCCTGATTTCCTGGGCATCCCGGTCCTGTTGCTCACCGTGGTGCACCCGCACACCGACGCCATGGCTTTCAACCATTCCATGCATCTGGCCCTGGGGCTGGTGGGGCTGGCCGGGGCGCTGTCATTTGGCGCGAGCATCCTGCTCTTGCAGCTGTTCGTGCTGAACCCCCTGTCGCGCGTCACCCGCCACATCGCGGACATCAAGGACTCCCGGTCTTTGGGCAAGGCCCTGGTCCTGGACCGGGACGACGAGATCGGGCTTCTTGCCAAGACCCTGAACGCCACCGGGGCCGACCTGGCCCGCCTCTACGAACAGCTGGACCGCCAGCACGGCCTGCAGAAACTGCTCATCGACAACATCCCCCACCCCATCTCGGTCAAGGACGCGAACGGACGCTACGCCGTGGCCAACCCCGCCCTGGGACGCCTGCTGGGACGCCCCGTCAGCGAACTGATCGGGTCCACCGACTCGGCGCTGGGCTCACCCGCCGTGTGGGCGGAGTTCGCCCGCGCCGAGGAACATGAGGTGTTGCGCTTGGGCAAGCCCCGCTTCTGCGAGGCCGAAGCCTTCGACAGCCCCTTTGCCGGGCTTCGCCTGTTCGCCACCAGCCGCCTGCCCCTGCCGGGCCTGGGCGACGAACCCGCAAGCGTGCTCACGGTCAGCCTGGACGTCACCGAGCGCCGCTACGCCGAGGAGAGCCTGCGCCAGAGCGAGCGCAAGTTCCGCACGCTCTTCGAATCCATGACCGAGGGCGTGAGCCTGCACGAAATCGTCACCAGCCCGTCCGGCGAGATTTCAGACTACCGGCTCCTGGACGTGAACCCGGCCTTCGAGTCCATCCTGGGCATCGCGCGCGACAAGGCCGTGGGGGAGCTGGCATCGCGCCTTTACGGCACCGGGCAGGCCCCATTCCTGGACATTTACTCGCGGGTGGCCTCCATCGGCATGCCCACGACCTTCGAAGTGTTCTTCGAACCCCTGAACAAGCACTTCCACATCTCGGCCTTCTCTCCCTGGCCCGGACATTTCGCCACAGTCTTCACCGACACCACCGAGCGCATCCGCACCCAGGAGGCCCTGGAACACGCCAGGACGTCCATGCAGCACATCCTGGACTCCATGCCCTCCCCGGTGATCGGCGTGGACGCGCAGGCCGTGGTGGCCTACCTGAACAGCGCCGCCGCCCGGCTGCTGGGCGCGCCAGATGCGCCAGAGTCGCCAGAATCCGGAGAAGCCGCAGCCGTGGGGCTGCCTCTGGCGCAGGCCTTCGCACCGCTTGTAGCCTACCAGGACGCCATCTCCTCCGCCCTGGCCCAGGGGAGCCCCGTGCAGCTGCACAGGGTCAGGCTCACGGTCTCCGGGGACCAAAGGCTCATCGACCTCCAGGTGTTCCCCATGCTCGCCGAAGGGCTGACGCGCGGCGCGGTCATCCGCCTGGACGACGTCACCGAGCGGGTGCGCATGGAGGAACTCGTCCTCCAGACCGAGAAGATGATGAGCGTGGGGGGGCTGGCAGCGGGCATGGCCCACGAGATAAACAATCCGCTGGGCGGCATCCTGCAGAGCGTGCAGATCGTGAAGCGCCGCCTGTTCTCCGACCTGCCCGGCAACTCCCGGAGCGCGCAGGAGGCGGGCTGTTCCCTGGAGGCCATCGCGAGCTACCTGGAATCACGCGAGGTCCCCAAGTTCCTGGACGCCATCCAGGATGCAGGCAAGCGCGCCGCGCACATCGTTTCCAACATGCTGGAGTTCAGCCGCCGCAGCGAGTCCAAGATGGCCCCGGCGGACCTGGCGGAGCTTATGGAAAAGGCCCTGGAGCTGGCCGAAAGCGACTACGACCTCAAGCGCAAGTACGATTTCCGGCGCATCGAGATAATACGCGACTTCCCCGACGCGCCGCTGGTCGCCCGCTGCACCAAGACCGAAATCGAGCAGGTGGTGCTGAACCTCATCAAGAACGCGGCCCAGGCGCTGGCCTCCAACCCACCCGCAGGCCAGCGCCCGCGCATCGCGCTACGCCTGTCGGAGGAAGGAGCGTCCGCCCGCATAGCCGTGGAAGACAACGGGCCGGGCATGGACGAAGCCATCCGCAAGCGGGTGTTCGAGCCGTTCTTCACCACCAAGGCTCCGGGCCTGGGCACGGGGCTCGGCCTCTCGGTGAGTTACTTCATCATCACCCAGAACCACGGCGGCGACATGGCCGTGGAATCGTCCCCCGGACGCGGGGCGCGCTTCATCATCCGCCTGCCACTGGATATTTCAGAGTCGGTTTCAGACTGA
- a CDS encoding flavodoxin family protein: MKAVAINGSPRKGGNTEIMLREALKPLDAAGWETSFIQLGAKKIRGCIACYKCFENKDRQCAVKNDVANDCLAEMFAADAIILGTPTYFTDVTAELKALLDRSGLVSIANGSLLAGKIGAAVVAVRRGGATHAYDTINHMYLMSGMIVPGSIYWNIGYGLNPGEVSGDEEAMRNMNHLGRAIDWLGRCVKPNMGSYPAMNQAGEK, translated from the coding sequence ATGAAAGCAGTTGCCATCAACGGCAGCCCCCGCAAGGGCGGCAATACGGAGATCATGCTTCGCGAGGCCCTGAAACCCCTTGACGCCGCAGGCTGGGAGACCTCCTTCATCCAGCTTGGCGCGAAAAAGATCCGTGGCTGCATCGCCTGCTACAAGTGCTTCGAGAACAAGGACCGCCAGTGCGCCGTGAAGAACGACGTGGCCAACGACTGCCTGGCCGAGATGTTCGCGGCGGACGCCATCATCCTGGGCACGCCCACCTACTTCACCGACGTCACCGCCGAGCTCAAGGCGCTGCTGGACCGCTCGGGGCTGGTGTCCATCGCCAACGGATCGCTGCTGGCAGGCAAGATCGGCGCGGCAGTGGTGGCCGTGCGGCGCGGCGGGGCGACGCATGCCTACGACACCATCAACCACATGTACCTGATGTCTGGCATGATCGTTCCCGGATCCATCTACTGGAACATCGGCTACGGCCTGAACCCCGGCGAGGTGAGCGGCGACGAGGAGGCCATGCGCAACATGAACCACCTGGGCCGCGCCATCGACTGGCTGGGCCGCTGCGTGAAGCCCAACATGGGCAGCTACCCGGCCATGAACCAAGCTGGCGAGAAATAG